GTGCTGCCCTCGGCAAGCTGCGCGCCGACGACTGAGATGCGCTCCGGAGCTTCGGCTGGCAAGGGAAAGGGGACGAGCGAGGCGGCTGACGTGGCGCACGACGCGTCGCCCGAGTCACCTCCTGAAGCCCCCCCTGAACCGCCGCTTGAGCCGGGCATCCGCACCTATCTGACGTCGCTGGCCAGCGAGCGCAAGCTCGCGGCGCTCACCCTGGAAAACTACACGCGCGACCTGCGTCAGTTGCAGCGTCTGGCGAACGGCCGTGCGCTCGAATCGCTGCAACACGGCGACATCCGTCGGTTCGTAATGAAGCTGCATAGCGAGGGACTCGTCGGCCGCTCGATCGCCCGCAAGCTCTCCGCCTGGCGTGGCTACTTCGCGTGGCTCGCTCAGCGCACCGCGCTCGCCGCGAATCCCGTCGAAGGCGTGCGCGCCCCCAAACAACCCAAACCGTTGCCCAAGGCGCTGTCGCCCGATCAGGCGTCGGCGCTCGTCGAGTTCTCGACGGGCACGTCAGCCGAGGCCGTGCGCAACCGGGCGATGTTCGAACTGCTTTACTCGTCGGGCCTGCGTCTGTCGGAGCTGACGGGGCTTGACCATCGTTACGTCGAGGCGGACGGCTACCGCTCTGCGAGCTGGCTGGATCTGGCCGAGCGCGAGGTCGTCGTGACGGGCAAGGGCAACAAGCGGCGCCGCGTGCCGGTGGGCGAGAAGGCGGCGCAGGCGTTGACGCAATGGCTGGAGATGCGCGCACCGCTGGCGTCGGCCGAGCCGCACGCCCTGTTCCTGTCGGCGCGCGGCAAGCGTGTCGGGGCGCGCGCGGTGCAGCAAGGGCTGGAGCGCCATGCGCTGGCTGCCGGACTGCCCACGCACGTGCATCCGCACATGCTGCGTCACTCGTTCGCAACGCATGTGCTGCAATCGTCCGGCGATCTTCGGGCCGTGCAGGAAATGCTCGGCCACAGCAATATTTCGACGACGCAGATCTACACGAAGCTCGATTTCCAACACCTCGCCAAGGTCTACGATCAGGCGCATCCGCGCTCACGCAAGAAG
This window of the Pandoraea sputorum genome carries:
- the xerC gene encoding tyrosine recombinase XerC → MRSGASAGKGKGTSEAADVAHDASPESPPEAPPEPPLEPGIRTYLTSLASERKLAALTLENYTRDLRQLQRLANGRALESLQHGDIRRFVMKLHSEGLVGRSIARKLSAWRGYFAWLAQRTALAANPVEGVRAPKQPKPLPKALSPDQASALVEFSTGTSAEAVRNRAMFELLYSSGLRLSELTGLDHRYVEADGYRSASWLDLAEREVVVTGKGNKRRRVPVGEKAAQALTQWLEMRAPLASAEPHALFLSARGKRVGARAVQQGLERHALAAGLPTHVHPHMLRHSFATHVLQSSGDLRAVQEMLGHSNISTTQIYTKLDFQHLAKVYDQAHPRSRKKP